The proteins below come from a single Candidatus Polarisedimenticolia bacterium genomic window:
- a CDS encoding MotA/TolQ/ExbB proton channel family protein: protein MSTSLFEFWSTLGWAPQLVVLLLLLMSLASIAIVVERAAGIWTARRDTARFVPLASAAFQSGIFGEVMPLMEKCSLSPEAELVRRSGVDLDAPPASESEANRQLLLARWSLDRYLEGLNLDLRRGLPLLATIASTAPFVGLLGTVLGIIRAFQSLGTAGSGLAGVSAGISEALITTAFGLFVAIPATMAYNTITSRVDGVVFHARRFATLFLESLAATGGISTRKLLTEKQEENPAAAHFSRSRIRADINVTPLVDVVLVLLIIFMVVTPAPEVALDLHLARTARAEEGKPLPNKEQVLVRIAADNHVFLNDHEVAAGSLKDALAKAFGGKTDQPIFFEADSQAEYPQVVDILNEVSAAGYANISIVHRKSAP from the coding sequence GTGTCGACGAGCCTGTTCGAATTCTGGTCCACGCTCGGATGGGCGCCGCAGCTGGTCGTCCTGCTGCTCCTCCTGATGTCGCTCGCCTCGATCGCCATCGTGGTGGAGCGCGCGGCGGGAATCTGGACGGCGCGGCGCGACACGGCTCGCTTCGTGCCGCTGGCTTCGGCCGCGTTTCAAAGCGGCATCTTCGGCGAAGTGATGCCGCTGATGGAGAAGTGCTCGTTGAGCCCGGAAGCCGAGCTGGTGCGCCGCAGCGGCGTCGACCTGGACGCCCCGCCGGCGAGCGAATCGGAAGCCAACCGCCAGCTCCTGCTGGCGCGCTGGAGCCTGGATCGCTACCTGGAAGGGCTGAATCTGGACCTGCGGCGCGGGCTGCCGCTGCTGGCGACGATCGCCTCGACCGCCCCTTTCGTGGGGCTGCTCGGGACGGTCCTTGGAATCATCCGCGCGTTCCAGTCGCTGGGCACGGCGGGATCTGGCCTGGCCGGCGTCTCCGCGGGCATTTCCGAGGCGCTGATCACCACGGCGTTCGGACTGTTCGTAGCCATCCCGGCCACGATGGCCTACAACACCATCACCAGCCGCGTGGACGGCGTCGTCTTCCATGCCCGCCGCTTCGCCACTCTCTTCCTGGAGTCGCTGGCGGCCACCGGCGGCATTTCCACCAGAAAGCTGCTCACCGAAAAGCAGGAAGAGAACCCTGCCGCGGCCCACTTCTCACGCTCCCGCATCCGCGCGGACATCAATGTCACCCCACTGGTGGACGTCGTGCTGGTCCTGCTCATCATCTTCATGGTGGTCACGCCGGCGCCCGAGGTGGCGCTCGACCTGCACCTGGCGAGGACCGCCAGGGCGGAGGAAGGAAAGCCCCTGCCCAACAAGGAGCAGGTGCTGGTGCGCATCGCCGCCGACAACCACGTCTTCCTGAATGATCACGAGGTGGCGGCGGGATCGCTGAAGGACGCGCTGGCGAAAGCTTTCGGCGGGAAGACCGATCAGCCCATATTCTTCGAGGCCGACTCGCAGGCGGAATATCCGCAAGTGGTGGACATCCTGAACGAGGTCAGCGCCGCCGGCTACGCCAACATCTCCATCGTCCACCGCAAATCCGCCCCCTGA
- a CDS encoding ABC transporter permease: MNGGAVLSIPFRTLFYREIHRFFIVINQTLLAPVISAVLYLFIFGFSLGDRFGNFHGFSYLHFLIPGLVMMGLVNNSFQNPSSSLMISKFEGNIVDILMAPIGHVEIVLGYVLGGMFRGLLVGVCILLVSCFFALPPFSHPLYLITVALLSSGLFALLGVVAGIWAEKFDDLAMFPTFIITPLTYLGGVFYSISILPPFWRKVSLLNPLLYMINALRFGFLGVSDVNPTWSLVSLALMDAGLFALCLRMLKTGYKLRR, from the coding sequence ATGAACGGCGGCGCGGTCCTCTCGATCCCCTTCCGGACCCTCTTCTACCGGGAGATCCACCGCTTCTTCATCGTCATCAACCAGACCCTGCTCGCCCCGGTGATCTCGGCCGTCCTCTACCTGTTCATCTTCGGCTTCTCGCTGGGGGACCGCTTCGGCAACTTCCACGGCTTCAGCTACCTGCACTTTCTGATCCCGGGCCTGGTGATGATGGGGCTGGTGAACAACTCCTTCCAGAACCCCTCCTCCTCCCTGATGATCTCCAAGTTCGAGGGGAACATCGTCGACATCCTGATGGCGCCCATCGGGCACGTCGAGATCGTCCTGGGCTATGTCCTGGGAGGGATGTTCCGCGGGCTGCTGGTGGGGGTGTGCATCCTGCTGGTCTCCTGCTTCTTCGCCCTGCCTCCCTTCTCGCATCCCCTCTACCTGATCACGGTGGCGCTGCTCTCCTCGGGGCTGTTCGCTCTTCTGGGGGTGGTGGCGGGGATCTGGGCGGAGAAATTCGACGACCTGGCGATGTTCCCGACCTTCATCATCACACCGCTGACCTATCTGGGCGGGGTGTTCTACTCGATCTCGATCCTGCCGCCCTTCTGGCGCAAGGTGTCGCTGTTGAACCCGCTTCTTTACATGATCAATGCCCTGCGGTTCGGCTTTCTCGGAGTTTCCGACGTCAATCCCACCTGGAGCCTGGTGTCGCTGGCGCTGATGGACGCGGGGCTGTTCGCCCTCTGCCTGCGCATGCTGAAAACCGGCTACAAGCTGAGAAGATAG
- a CDS encoding aminotransferase class V-fold PLP-dependent enzyme → MKHSKRPEFPLEPDPEALERLLEQGAAFVADHWKTLPQQPSFDIEGAGEVAAGFREPPPEAGHPLPELLERLAPAFAKSFTTAGPGYLAFIPGGGIPSAALADFIACATNRFVNVAAAAPALAQIEATSIGWLAQLMGYPETAGGILTSGGSISNLMAIVAARAAHLPEDFLQATLYLSEESHLSLVKAARIAGFSERNLRWIPVDGRCRMIPDRFEEEVQRDKAAGRRPFLVIANAGTTNTGAVDPIPEILDIARRHDLWTHADAAYGGFFRLSREGPALLPQMEQCDSITIDPHKGMFLPYGTGCLLVRDPDALRRAMRTEAGYLQDVAEGKGIPSFHELSPELSRDFRGLRIWLPLQLHGVEAFREQIQEKLDLARWAWRELKDDPHFEMLDEPQLSIVAFVARDGSQRGAEILKRVNQRRRVFLSSTTMSGRYVLRICVLSFRTHADRVADAVEGLKEEARRLSGGG, encoded by the coding sequence ATGAAACATTCCAAAAGGCCTGAATTTCCGCTGGAGCCCGATCCGGAGGCGCTCGAACGGTTGCTGGAGCAGGGCGCCGCCTTCGTCGCGGACCACTGGAAGACGCTGCCGCAGCAGCCCTCTTTCGACATCGAGGGCGCCGGCGAGGTTGCGGCGGGCTTCCGCGAGCCGCCGCCCGAGGCGGGCCATCCGCTGCCGGAGCTCCTCGAGCGTCTGGCACCGGCCTTCGCCAAATCGTTCACCACGGCCGGCCCGGGCTATCTCGCCTTCATTCCCGGCGGCGGCATTCCCTCTGCGGCGCTGGCCGACTTCATCGCCTGCGCCACGAACCGCTTCGTCAACGTCGCGGCGGCTGCCCCCGCGCTGGCCCAGATCGAGGCGACCTCAATCGGCTGGCTGGCGCAGCTGATGGGCTATCCGGAGACGGCCGGCGGCATCCTCACTTCCGGAGGATCGATCTCGAACCTGATGGCGATCGTGGCGGCCCGCGCCGCGCACCTGCCGGAAGACTTCCTGCAGGCGACCCTCTACCTGTCGGAGGAGTCCCACCTGTCGCTCGTGAAGGCAGCTCGCATCGCCGGCTTCTCCGAGCGCAACCTGCGCTGGATTCCGGTGGATGGACGCTGCCGCATGATCCCCGATCGGTTCGAGGAGGAAGTGCAGCGCGACAAGGCCGCGGGACGGCGGCCGTTTCTGGTGATCGCCAATGCCGGCACGACCAACACCGGAGCCGTGGACCCGATCCCGGAGATCCTCGACATCGCCCGGCGCCATGATCTGTGGACCCATGCCGACGCCGCTTACGGAGGATTCTTCCGTCTCAGCCGCGAAGGGCCCGCCCTCCTGCCGCAGATGGAGCAGTGTGATTCGATCACGATCGATCCGCACAAAGGGATGTTCCTGCCGTACGGTACCGGCTGCCTGCTGGTGCGCGATCCCGACGCCCTGAGACGCGCGATGCGCACCGAGGCCGGCTACCTGCAGGATGTGGCGGAAGGGAAGGGGATTCCCAGCTTCCACGAGCTGTCGCCCGAGCTGTCGCGCGATTTCCGCGGGCTGCGCATCTGGCTGCCGCTGCAGCTGCACGGGGTGGAGGCGTTCCGCGAGCAGATCCAGGAGAAGCTGGACCTGGCCCGCTGGGCCTGGCGCGAGCTGAAGGACGATCCGCACTTCGAGATGCTGGATGAGCCGCAGCTGTCGATCGTCGCCTTCGTCGCCCGCGACGGGTCCCAGCGCGGCGCCGAGATCCTCAAGCGCGTCAACCAGCGGCGCCGGGTGTTCCTGTCGAGCACGACGATGTCGGGGCGCTACGTCCTGCGGATCTGCGTGCTGAGCTTCCGCACGCATGCCGACCGCGTGGCCGATGCGGTGGAAGGGCTCAAGGAAGAGGCGCGCCGTCTTTCGGGCGGCGGCTAG
- a CDS encoding M28 family metallopeptidase encodes MTRTVPFRLLPVVAALLVPSLSAATDPLGRPRLGFFPASQPVQERFEGVFMGVPSPERAEGWLHTLTEEPHVAGTPADKNLAEMVRDKLKEFGFEASITSYSVLLNYPKSVSLKMLEPAVQELSLVETGNLRDKDSYSSDAFPAFHGYGASGTAAGQVIYANYGSDEDFKKLDAMEISVKGRIVLVRYGGIFRGLKVREAQEHGAAGVIIYSDPADDGYMKGDIYPDGPMRPPGSLQRGSVQFLSYGPGDPQTPGYASTPSAKRVAQDKLPGIPKIPSLPISYGEAEKILRALAGPRVPDPWQGGLPFAYHVGPGPAKLEMKVDMDYAVRPIWDVFGKIKGSAEPDRWVILGNHRDAWTYGAVDPNSGTASFLETARGLGAAVKAGWKPRRTIILASWDGEEYGLLGSTEWGEDLSDELSKKAVTYVNLDSSVTGPDLDMSGMPSLRNLVIEIADAIPDPKRGKSIGYFWRNSQREAWNKEEPIFLDAPVKAFEPTLDPLGSGSDYTVFSDHLGIASMNFGFNGSYGVYHSTLDNFFWMKSFGDPEFLYHAVAAKLYGMLAMRLGGAEVVPLRYVPYATALTERADELRRSAIMEQRKAAHETDADEPEDPTKKKTPLSPDWGPLQRALQRFATAAAEADAAVAALESKGSADASTLARVNDAWVGVERRFLSSEGLSGRPWFKHVLDAPGRTTGYAAWTFPGLTQAVHEHDPAMWDKEYPKVLQCLDAAARALSDAASAAR; translated from the coding sequence ATGACCCGGACCGTCCCTTTTCGACTGTTGCCCGTCGTCGCCGCCCTCCTCGTCCCGAGCCTGTCGGCCGCGACCGATCCCCTTGGGCGCCCGCGCCTTGGATTCTTTCCCGCGTCCCAGCCGGTGCAGGAGCGTTTCGAGGGAGTCTTCATGGGCGTCCCAAGCCCGGAGCGCGCCGAGGGGTGGCTGCACACGCTCACCGAGGAGCCGCACGTCGCCGGGACTCCCGCCGACAAGAACCTGGCGGAGATGGTGCGCGACAAGCTGAAGGAGTTCGGGTTCGAAGCCTCGATCACTTCGTATTCGGTCCTGCTGAACTATCCAAAGTCGGTCTCGCTGAAGATGCTGGAGCCGGCGGTGCAGGAGCTGTCGCTGGTGGAGACGGGCAACCTGCGCGACAAGGACTCCTATAGCAGCGACGCCTTCCCCGCCTTCCACGGCTATGGCGCCTCCGGGACCGCGGCGGGACAGGTGATCTACGCCAACTACGGCTCGGACGAGGATTTCAAGAAGCTCGACGCGATGGAGATCTCGGTGAAGGGGCGCATCGTGCTGGTGCGCTACGGTGGAATCTTCCGTGGATTGAAGGTCCGCGAGGCCCAGGAGCACGGCGCCGCCGGCGTCATCATCTATTCCGATCCGGCCGATGACGGCTACATGAAAGGCGACATCTACCCGGACGGGCCGATGCGCCCTCCCGGCTCGCTGCAGCGCGGCTCCGTCCAGTTCCTGAGCTACGGCCCGGGCGATCCCCAGACTCCGGGCTACGCCTCCACCCCGTCGGCGAAGCGGGTGGCACAGGACAAGCTGCCGGGGATTCCGAAGATCCCCTCTCTGCCGATCAGCTATGGCGAGGCGGAGAAGATCCTGCGGGCTCTCGCCGGCCCGCGCGTCCCGGATCCCTGGCAGGGAGGATTGCCTTTCGCGTACCACGTCGGTCCCGGCCCCGCCAAGCTGGAGATGAAGGTCGACATGGATTACGCCGTACGTCCCATCTGGGACGTCTTCGGGAAGATCAAGGGCTCCGCCGAGCCGGATCGCTGGGTGATCCTCGGCAATCACCGCGACGCCTGGACCTATGGCGCCGTTGATCCCAACTCCGGCACCGCATCGTTTTTGGAAACGGCGCGCGGATTGGGCGCGGCTGTCAAGGCGGGTTGGAAGCCGCGGCGGACGATCATTCTGGCCAGCTGGGACGGCGAGGAGTATGGCCTCCTCGGGTCGACCGAGTGGGGTGAGGATCTCTCCGATGAGCTCTCGAAGAAGGCGGTGACCTACGTGAATCTCGACTCATCGGTCACCGGGCCCGATCTCGACATGTCAGGTATGCCATCGCTTCGAAATCTGGTGATCGAGATCGCCGATGCCATCCCTGACCCGAAGCGCGGAAAGAGCATCGGGTATTTCTGGAGAAACTCCCAGCGCGAGGCATGGAACAAGGAAGAGCCGATCTTCTTGGACGCGCCGGTGAAGGCGTTCGAGCCAACCCTGGATCCGCTGGGCTCGGGCTCGGACTACACGGTCTTCAGCGATCATCTAGGAATCGCCTCGATGAACTTCGGCTTCAACGGCAGCTACGGCGTTTACCACTCGACGCTCGACAATTTTTTCTGGATGAAGAGCTTCGGCGACCCGGAGTTCCTCTATCACGCGGTGGCGGCGAAGCTGTACGGCATGCTGGCGATGCGCCTGGGAGGCGCCGAGGTGGTCCCTCTGCGCTACGTCCCCTACGCGACGGCGCTGACGGAACGGGCCGACGAGCTGCGCCGCTCCGCCATCATGGAGCAGCGCAAGGCCGCGCACGAGACCGACGCCGATGAGCCGGAGGATCCGACGAAGAAGAAGACTCCCCTGTCGCCCGATTGGGGGCCGCTCCAGCGCGCGCTGCAACGCTTCGCGACCGCTGCCGCCGAGGCCGACGCCGCGGTGGCGGCTCTCGAATCCAAAGGCAGCGCCGACGCCTCGACGCTGGCCCGCGTCAACGACGCCTGGGTCGGCGTGGAGCGCCGCTTCTTGAGCAGCGAGGGGCTCAGCGGACGTCCCTGGTTCAAGCACGTCCTCGACGCTCCCGGTCGGACCACCGGCTATGCCGCCTGGACTTTTCCCGGGCTGACGCAGGCGGTGCACGAGCACGACCCGGCGATGTGGGACAAGGAGTACCCGAAGGTCCTGCAATGCCTCGACGCCGCGGCGCGCGCCCTTTCCGACGCCGCCTCCGCTGCGCGGTAA
- a CDS encoding MarC family protein has product MTALALQSFLTMLVVVDPIGLVPMFLALASDRTALERRRLASRAVLVAGGILLAFALAGSWVLHRLGISLGAFQVAGGILLFWIAVRMVFAEHQRETAAEEAEARSRVDISVFPLAIPIIAGPGSMASIMILVGEARTVRGGLALVVLTTAVVLSLCYVALRLSEPLVRALGTTGVNVVTRVLGVLLAALAVQYVADGALILFRPS; this is encoded by the coding sequence ATGACGGCCCTGGCACTCCAATCCTTCCTGACGATGCTGGTGGTCGTGGACCCGATCGGTCTGGTGCCGATGTTCCTGGCGCTGGCCTCCGACCGGACGGCTCTGGAGCGCCGGCGGCTGGCCAGCCGCGCCGTCCTGGTGGCCGGCGGCATCCTCCTGGCCTTCGCACTGGCCGGCTCGTGGGTCCTGCACCGGCTGGGGATCAGCCTCGGCGCCTTTCAGGTTGCCGGCGGGATCCTGCTGTTCTGGATCGCCGTACGGATGGTCTTCGCGGAGCACCAGCGGGAGACGGCGGCCGAGGAGGCCGAGGCGCGCAGCCGGGTCGACATCAGCGTCTTCCCTCTCGCCATACCGATCATCGCCGGGCCCGGCTCGATGGCCAGCATCATGATCCTGGTGGGAGAGGCGCGGACGGTACGCGGCGGCCTGGCGCTCGTCGTCCTCACGACCGCCGTGGTTCTGAGCCTGTGCTACGTGGCACTGCGCCTGTCCGAGCCGCTCGTCCGCGCGCTCGGCACCACCGGCGTGAACGTGGTCACCCGCGTCCTCGGCGTCCTGCTCGCCGCCCTGGCGGTGCAATACGTCGCCGACGGCGCCCTCATCCTGTTCCGCCCGTCATGA
- a CDS encoding acyl-CoA desaturase gives MDVVRSIPFMVLHLAVFAVIWVGWSWTAVAVATAFYLVRMFFITGFYHRYFSHRSYSTSRAGQFAIALLGATCVQRGPLWWAAHHRLHHQRSDEEDDVHSPIQHGFLWSHIGWITSKANFPTRLDVVPDLAKYPELRFLDRFDTVVPIALITGMGLLGGWLRSAFPELGTSGPQMIVWGFCISTLALFHASCTINSLAHQMGKRRYETKDESRNSFLLALLTFGEGWHNNHHHYPGSAAQSHYWWEVDLTYYLLKTMSWAGIIWDLHPVPERARMRQLESA, from the coding sequence ATGGATGTAGTTCGCTCCATCCCGTTCATGGTGCTGCACCTCGCGGTGTTCGCGGTGATCTGGGTGGGGTGGAGCTGGACCGCTGTCGCGGTGGCCACCGCCTTCTACCTTGTGCGGATGTTCTTCATCACCGGTTTCTACCACCGCTACTTCTCGCACCGCTCCTACAGCACTTCGCGTGCCGGGCAATTCGCCATCGCGCTGCTGGGAGCCACCTGCGTGCAGCGCGGGCCGCTCTGGTGGGCGGCGCACCACCGGCTGCACCATCAGCGCTCCGACGAGGAGGATGATGTCCATTCGCCGATCCAGCACGGCTTCCTCTGGAGCCATATCGGCTGGATCACTTCGAAAGCAAACTTCCCGACCCGGCTCGACGTCGTCCCGGATCTCGCGAAGTACCCCGAGCTGCGCTTCCTGGACCGCTTCGACACCGTCGTCCCGATTGCGCTGATCACGGGGATGGGGCTGCTCGGCGGCTGGCTGAGGTCGGCCTTCCCGGAGCTGGGGACGAGCGGCCCGCAGATGATCGTCTGGGGCTTCTGCATCTCCACGCTGGCGTTGTTCCATGCCAGCTGCACCATCAACTCGCTGGCTCACCAGATGGGCAAGCGCCGTTACGAGACGAAAGATGAGAGCCGTAACAGCTTCCTGCTCGCGTTGCTGACGTTCGGCGAGGGGTGGCACAACAATCACCACCATTATCCGGGCTCGGCCGCCCAGTCCCACTACTGGTGGGAAGTGGACCTCACCTACTACCTGCTGAAGACGATGTCGTGGGCGGGGATCATCTGGGACCTCCATCCCGTCCCGGAGCGCGCGCGCATGCGCCAGCTCGAATCGGCCTGA
- a CDS encoding M36 family metallopeptidase — protein MPIPARLLTIAMALIGLALILAPAGAGQQAIPVSSKEDPGNYDIRFHGRPLLVSLEEVYGASSFRAMHEAGIAAVQAMEGARHFAPGVEVRRSSAVGGAERVRSLRGRLTEGASGHPAAQTVLTFLHDQATTYGLDSRQADELEVLGESVSRDSGLKMVRLRQRVRGLPVFQSETRAILDREGRLVATVGGLVPGIQDDLAPDFQGLLPPEEALRHALASVDLDVDVARLHLRGATSSSGAVEVVSEDPRLPRPIHSERVYFPLSAGMIVPAWSQVTYVAGDTTWYTVVDGRTGILLYRKNLRETASRRDARFSVYAESDGHPLDSPAPGSPNQLTPGSGTQFPAVSRSVISMFAVQDPVASPDGWIPDNGTTTTGNNVDAFLNRNDDLVPDKMTLDTNGRPMGNPDANGRKRDFLGAAPRNFTYTPAPLGSNPDAGDDPSTAPFQRGAVTNVFYLANWWHDRLYRLGFDEAAGNFQDNNFRRGGVDGDRVLIFVQQGADVGTFNNAGATVTPDGQSGSIDLDLFDAPGPDRDSDVDAGIVLHEFTHLLTNRIIGNGAGLNFGVSRGMGEGWSDFYALSLLYDHPGDDPNAQYAPSGDYSTYLVGIGTLPPGSYRDNYLYATRTFPYTTDNQINPLTMADADPTTFDLSGGIAPAPFGASSFGAGETHFLGEIWSEMLWEVRSRIIAAHGSVPVGNQITLQVVTDALKLTPTDPSFLDARDAVLDADCAANACAHEEAIWAGFADRGLGYGATDSGGFTNDQGIQESSSMPRLDVAGVSVSDPLGDGDGFAEPGETVNLTVSLVNPWRQAGKAVASAQATLSAVGSDATVLQGVSTYGAIPPQGETAGTPFVVSLNSGLACGAAVKFTLSVTSTLGQSNLELTLRAGRPAGVGAPLTFTHAISGGLPIPDNDSSGVTDALSISDDIDIADLDFRVDDLQHPFVGNLTLALRSPGGLLTDVIWRPGQCFTTNNITTCSQATNSGDNFIGTVIDDASSNDLIHAGPSFAPFTGDWMPAMNSPDPPFWSNPDPVGQLSRYNGRSAAGTWKLFVADHSGGNTGTLNSWSLVVTPVNYVCGP, from the coding sequence ATGCCGATCCCCGCCCGTCTCCTTACCATCGCCATGGCTCTCATCGGCCTTGCTCTGATCCTGGCGCCGGCCGGTGCCGGACAACAGGCGATTCCGGTGTCGTCCAAGGAGGACCCGGGAAATTACGACATCCGATTTCACGGCCGACCCCTCCTGGTTTCCCTGGAGGAGGTTTATGGCGCCTCTTCCTTCCGGGCCATGCATGAAGCAGGGATCGCGGCGGTTCAGGCCATGGAGGGTGCTCGGCATTTCGCTCCCGGCGTGGAGGTGCGCCGGTCCTCGGCCGTCGGCGGCGCGGAAAGGGTGCGCAGCCTCCGGGGTCGTCTGACCGAGGGAGCCTCCGGCCATCCGGCCGCCCAGACGGTTCTCACATTTCTCCACGACCAGGCCACGACCTATGGGTTGGATAGTCGGCAGGCCGACGAGCTGGAAGTGCTCGGGGAAAGCGTCAGTCGCGATAGCGGACTGAAGATGGTCCGGCTGCGCCAGCGGGTCCGCGGGCTTCCGGTATTCCAGAGCGAGACGCGGGCGATCCTGGATCGGGAAGGACGTCTGGTAGCCACCGTCGGCGGACTGGTGCCGGGGATTCAGGACGACCTTGCTCCGGACTTCCAGGGCTTGCTGCCACCGGAGGAGGCACTCCGCCACGCTCTGGCTTCGGTCGACCTGGACGTGGACGTGGCCCGGCTTCATCTGCGGGGCGCGACCAGCTCGAGTGGGGCGGTGGAGGTGGTCTCCGAAGATCCCCGACTGCCCCGGCCCATCCATAGCGAGCGGGTCTACTTCCCGCTTTCCGCCGGCATGATCGTCCCCGCCTGGTCTCAGGTCACCTACGTGGCCGGTGACACGACCTGGTACACGGTCGTGGACGGGCGCACCGGCATTCTGCTCTACCGCAAGAATCTAAGGGAAACCGCCTCCCGCCGCGACGCCCGGTTCAGCGTCTACGCGGAAAGCGACGGGCACCCTCTCGACAGTCCCGCGCCGGGATCGCCGAACCAGCTGACTCCGGGGTCCGGAACTCAGTTCCCCGCGGTGTCCCGATCGGTGATTTCGATGTTTGCGGTCCAGGATCCGGTGGCCAGTCCGGACGGGTGGATCCCCGACAATGGGACCACGACAACAGGAAACAACGTGGACGCCTTCCTGAATCGGAACGACGATCTCGTCCCGGACAAGATGACGCTGGACACGAACGGGAGGCCGATGGGGAATCCCGACGCGAACGGCCGGAAACGGGATTTCCTCGGTGCGGCGCCCCGCAACTTCACCTACACACCCGCACCGCTGGGGAGCAATCCGGACGCGGGGGATGATCCATCGACGGCTCCGTTCCAGCGAGGGGCGGTGACGAATGTCTTCTACCTGGCCAACTGGTGGCACGACCGGCTGTACCGCCTGGGGTTCGACGAGGCAGCCGGCAACTTCCAGGACAACAACTTCCGCAGGGGCGGCGTGGACGGCGACCGCGTGCTGATATTCGTGCAACAAGGCGCCGACGTCGGAACTTTTAACAATGCGGGCGCCACAGTTACGCCCGACGGTCAATCCGGCAGCATCGACCTGGACCTGTTCGATGCGCCTGGTCCGGATCGGGACTCGGACGTTGATGCGGGCATAGTGCTTCATGAGTTCACGCACCTCCTGACCAACCGGATTATCGGAAACGGCGCCGGATTGAATTTCGGAGTCTCCAGGGGGATGGGGGAAGGTTGGAGCGATTTCTATGCCCTGTCCCTTCTTTACGATCATCCGGGTGACGACCCCAATGCCCAGTATGCTCCCTCCGGCGACTACAGCACGTATCTGGTCGGTATTGGTACGTTGCCGCCGGGGAGTTATCGGGACAATTATCTCTATGCGACTCGGACCTTCCCTTACACGACCGACAACCAGATCAATCCACTGACCATGGCCGATGCGGACCCGACGACCTTCGACCTTTCCGGAGGAATCGCCCCGGCGCCCTTTGGGGCCTCATCTTTCGGGGCGGGCGAGACCCACTTCTTGGGGGAGATATGGAGCGAGATGCTCTGGGAGGTTCGCAGCCGGATCATCGCCGCCCACGGAAGTGTCCCGGTGGGGAACCAGATCACCCTGCAAGTCGTCACCGATGCGTTGAAGCTGACTCCCACGGATCCTTCTTTCCTCGACGCCCGCGACGCCGTCCTGGACGCCGATTGCGCCGCCAATGCCTGTGCCCATGAGGAAGCCATCTGGGCCGGATTCGCCGACCGGGGCCTGGGATACGGCGCTACCGATTCCGGGGGCTTCACGAACGATCAGGGCATCCAGGAGTCTTCCTCGATGCCGAGGCTGGATGTGGCGGGGGTATCGGTGAGCGATCCGCTCGGCGACGGAGACGGTTTCGCGGAACCCGGAGAAACGGTGAACCTGACGGTAAGCCTGGTCAACCCGTGGCGCCAGGCGGGCAAGGCGGTAGCATCAGCCCAGGCGACGCTCTCGGCAGTCGGTTCCGACGCGACCGTGCTTCAGGGAGTCTCCACTTACGGAGCCATCCCGCCCCAGGGCGAGACGGCCGGGACCCCGTTCGTGGTGAGCCTGAACAGTGGTTTGGCCTGCGGAGCGGCTGTCAAGTTCACCCTGAGCGTGACCAGCACCCTCGGGCAGAGCAACCTCGAGCTCACTCTCCGCGCCGGGCGACCGGCCGGCGTCGGCGCCCCTCTCACGTTCACTCACGCCATCTCCGGAGGCCTGCCGATTCCGGACAATGACAGCTCCGGGGTCACCGATGCCCTTTCGATCTCCGATGATATCGACATCGCCGATCTCGACTTTCGGGTCGACGACCTGCAGCATCCCTTCGTGGGCAATCTGACGCTGGCCCTGCGCTCTCCGGGCGGCCTCCTGACCGATGTCATCTGGCGGCCGGGGCAGTGCTTCACCACCAACAACATCACCACCTGCTCCCAGGCCACCAACAGCGGGGACAACTTCATCGGCACGGTCATCGACGACGCCTCCAGCAACGATCTGATACACGCCGGTCCCTCCTTCGCCCCCTTCACCGGCGACTGGATGCCGGCCATGAATTCGCCAGATCCGCCGTTCTGGAGCAACCCCGACCCGGTGGGCCAGCTCAGCCGCTATAACGGCCGCAGCGCGGCCGGAACCTGGAAGCTCTTCGTGGCGGACCACTCGGGCGGGAACACGGGCACCTTGAACTCCTGGTCGCTGGTCGTTACGCCGGTTAATTACGTCTGCGGCCCCTGA